One genomic segment of Virgibacillus doumboii includes these proteins:
- the resB gene encoding cytochrome c biogenesis protein ResB, producing MKQIKCECGHVNPEGTVLCEACGKPIEENQHIDGNDKKKLLNMRYDGSARRSQTYNKSIVDKIWNFFSSVKVGVWLIVLALIASALGTIYPQEMYIPADAASRDPAIFYEETYGITGQIYYQLGFHNLYGSWWYLLLIALIGISLVICSIDRFVPLYKALKKQKPKRHATFIRRQRLFSETEHVTADEKEKMVSGLKKQRYKVREENGHILAEKGRFSRWGPYVNHIGLIIILIAALLRMTPFMYLDEYVWVREGQQTVIPGTEGEYYIKNKNFILETYDKDDERFKEAIEQEGMVAKNFQTNAIIYKKSGEAVTGATSELEKVTEAKIKMNHPLKFDGYTLYQAGYQLNEFSSMTFKIHKTDDPEEKSLGSFKIDLTDPKSEYKLDNGFKVVVDQYYPDYELDNGVPRTKTEYPRNPAYVFIVHPPDNSEPEMSFVGIGKNVDATGENDYKLGIQNFQTHAVSGLTVRRDYTLPLFIIGAAIFMIGVIQGMYWQHRRIWIHPKGEGILMAAHTNKNWFGVKKDIENMIKDTNVKMVDDQQELDDK from the coding sequence ATGAAACAAATAAAATGTGAATGCGGACATGTTAATCCGGAGGGAACGGTCCTTTGTGAGGCATGCGGCAAACCGATAGAAGAAAACCAGCATATTGACGGAAATGACAAGAAGAAATTACTGAATATGCGATATGATGGAAGTGCACGGAGATCGCAAACATATAACAAGTCCATTGTCGACAAAATATGGAACTTCTTTTCTTCCGTTAAAGTCGGTGTCTGGCTGATTGTTTTAGCTTTAATTGCATCAGCACTTGGAACGATTTACCCGCAGGAAATGTACATACCTGCTGATGCAGCTTCACGAGATCCTGCTATTTTTTACGAAGAAACTTATGGGATTACTGGTCAAATATATTATCAACTGGGTTTTCATAACCTATATGGTTCCTGGTGGTATTTGCTATTAATTGCATTGATAGGTATTTCATTGGTGATCTGCAGTATTGACCGGTTCGTACCTTTGTATAAAGCTTTGAAAAAACAAAAGCCAAAGCGCCATGCTACATTTATCAGAAGACAGCGTTTGTTCAGCGAAACGGAACATGTTACTGCCGATGAAAAAGAAAAAATGGTTTCCGGTTTAAAGAAACAGCGCTATAAAGTGCGCGAAGAAAATGGTCACATATTAGCTGAAAAAGGGCGTTTTTCCCGGTGGGGTCCTTATGTAAATCATATTGGTCTTATCATTATCCTTATTGCAGCATTATTGCGAATGACCCCGTTTATGTATCTGGATGAATATGTGTGGGTCAGAGAAGGACAGCAGACGGTTATTCCAGGTACTGAGGGTGAGTATTATATAAAAAATAAGAACTTTATTCTGGAAACGTATGATAAAGATGATGAACGCTTTAAGGAAGCAATTGAACAGGAAGGAATGGTTGCGAAGAATTTTCAAACGAATGCAATCATCTATAAGAAATCCGGAGAGGCTGTTACCGGGGCCACATCTGAGCTTGAGAAAGTAACAGAAGCGAAAATAAAAATGAATCACCCATTGAAATTTGACGGATACACACTGTATCAAGCGGGTTATCAGTTAAATGAGTTTTCAAGTATGACATTTAAAATCCACAAAACAGATGATCCGGAAGAGAAATCGCTTGGCAGTTTTAAAATTGATTTAACTGATCCAAAATCCGAATATAAATTAGACAATGGTTTTAAGGTTGTTGTGGATCAGTACTACCCGGATTATGAATTGGACAATGGTGTACCAAGAACAAAAACAGAGTATCCAAGAAATCCGGCATACGTATTTATTGTACATCCTCCTGATAACAGTGAACCTGAAATGAGTTTTGTAGGCATTGGAAAGAATGTGGATGCAACCGGTGAAAACGATTATAAATTGGGCATCCAGAACTTCCAGACACATGCTGTCAGTGGATTAACGGTTCGCCGGGACTATACGCTTCCATTATTTATTATAGGTGCTGCCATCTTTATGATAGGAGTTATCCAGGGTATGTACTGGCAACACCGGAGGATTTGGATCCATCCTAAAGGTGAGGGTATATTAATGGCAGCCCATACAAACAAAAACTGGTTTGGTGTGAAAAAAGATATTGAAAATATGATAAAAGATACCAATGTGAAAATGGTTGATGACCAACAGGAACTGGATGACAAGTAA
- a CDS encoding pseudouridine synthase yields the protein MTDSVERLQKVIAQSGVTSRRKAEKLIVDGKVKVNHKTVTELGTKVTPHDDIEVNGVLLEKEAPVYYMLYKPRGVISSIKDDKGRKVVTDFLGEVPERIYPIGRLDYDTSGILLLTNDGNFANLLMHPSHGVDKVYVAKIKGIPEKRELQKLRKGVRDGDDLLKAVKYNILEVDRQKNTMILELTLHEGKNRHIRRMMEKLGYPVSKLKREKYGLLTLDGMKPGDCRPLTPHEVKKMRLSAQK from the coding sequence ATGACAGATTCAGTGGAACGATTGCAAAAGGTTATCGCGCAAAGCGGGGTGACTTCAAGAAGAAAAGCAGAAAAACTTATTGTTGACGGCAAGGTAAAAGTTAATCATAAAACAGTAACTGAACTGGGTACGAAAGTGACGCCGCATGACGATATTGAGGTTAATGGGGTGCTGCTTGAAAAGGAAGCACCAGTATATTACATGCTCTATAAACCAAGAGGAGTCATTTCAAGTATAAAGGATGACAAGGGAAGAAAGGTCGTAACGGATTTTCTTGGAGAAGTACCGGAGCGGATTTATCCGATCGGCAGACTGGATTATGACACATCGGGTATTTTGTTATTAACCAACGATGGAAACTTTGCAAATCTGTTAATGCATCCAAGTCATGGCGTTGATAAAGTTTATGTTGCAAAAATAAAAGGAATCCCCGAAAAGCGTGAACTTCAAAAACTAAGAAAAGGTGTCAGAGACGGTGACGACTTATTAAAAGCTGTTAAATATAACATTCTTGAAGTGGACAGGCAAAAAAATACGATGATACTGGAATTGACATTGCATGAAGGTAAAAACAGGCATATACGGCGAATGATGGAGAAACTGGGGTATCCAGTATCCAAACTGAAACGGGAAAAGTACGGATTGTTGACACTGGATGGTATGAAGCCTGGTGATTGCCGTCCGTTAACTCCTCATGAAGTCAAAAAAATGCGGTTGTCGGCACAGAAGTGA
- the sigX gene encoding RNA polymerase sigma factor SigX, which yields MNTVFEKFYDNYHNDLYQFIFYMVKDKETCEDLVQEVYIKVLKSYDSFKGDSSEKTWLFSIARHVTIDYFRSMKRKRKRISEFFDWNEKGQLIQDQNPLPDEIAEQNEEIKNVYRYLDKCTPDQKSVLILRYIQSFSIQETADILNFSVSKVKTTQHRGLKVLRNYISEDQKKGGDTT from the coding sequence ATGAATACCGTTTTTGAGAAATTTTACGATAACTATCATAACGATTTGTATCAATTTATTTTCTATATGGTAAAAGATAAAGAGACATGTGAAGACCTCGTTCAGGAAGTATACATCAAGGTGTTAAAGTCCTATGACTCATTTAAAGGTGACAGCAGTGAAAAGACATGGCTGTTTTCGATTGCGCGTCATGTAACAATCGATTATTTTCGGTCAATGAAAAGAAAACGAAAGCGTATTTCGGAATTCTTTGACTGGAATGAAAAAGGACAGCTAATACAGGATCAAAATCCATTGCCTGATGAAATAGCTGAGCAAAATGAGGAGATAAAGAATGTCTACCGTTATTTGGACAAATGTACTCCTGACCAAAAAAGTGTTCTTATCTTAAGGTATATTCAATCTTTTTCCATTCAGGAGACTGCAGATATTTTAAATTTCAGTGTAAGCAAAGTAAAAACAACACAGCATCGTGGACTGAAGGTCTTGCGTAATTACATAAGTGAAGATCAAAAGAAAGGAGGAGATACAACATGA
- a CDS encoding ECF transporter S component, translated as MIPLNTYKLTLLALLAALAVVGRAAFAFIPNVQPVTSLIIICGLLLGPLAAIILAGLTTFLSNMLLGMGVWTVWQIVSWGLIGLLSGLLGKYPRKIPIWIIVLFSIFSGFLYGFVISLMTYSVAGQFWPYFIAGLPFTVNHAVGNAIFMIMFYPAIVHLFKKYANNRFNLQNTN; from the coding sequence GTGATTCCATTGAATACGTATAAATTAACATTACTGGCATTACTTGCAGCACTGGCAGTTGTTGGTAGAGCAGCCTTTGCCTTTATACCAAATGTACAGCCGGTTACCTCGCTGATAATTATTTGCGGGTTATTACTGGGTCCGCTCGCGGCAATCATTTTGGCAGGCTTAACCACGTTTTTATCGAATATGCTGTTAGGTATGGGAGTATGGACAGTTTGGCAGATTGTTTCATGGGGATTGATCGGCTTATTAAGCGGACTTCTCGGAAAATATCCGCGGAAAATTCCAATTTGGATTATCGTTTTATTTTCCATTTTCAGCGGCTTTCTGTATGGGTTTGTGATTTCACTTATGACCTATTCAGTTGCCGGGCAGTTTTGGCCATATTTTATTGCCGGACTTCCGTTCACCGTAAACCATGCCGTTGGAAATGCAATATTCATGATCATGTTTTACCCTGCAATCGTACATTTATTTAAAAAATATGCCAATAATCGCTTTAACCTGCAAAATACCAACTGA
- a CDS encoding spore maturation protein, which translates to MGIITSISTWLIPCFILIVLVVATWKRVPTYEMFVEGGKDGVKMAFSLLPFLVGMIVAIAILRSSGALEAFINLISPFLVMIGVPPEIIPLALVRPISGTAALGMTTELIGTHGPDTFIGRLASTMQGSTDTTLYILTVYFGAVGIRKMGYALKVGLLADLVGIIASIIVVTIIFGLS; encoded by the coding sequence ATGGGTATTATTACATCAATCAGCACCTGGCTGATCCCGTGTTTCATACTTATCGTTTTGGTTGTGGCTACGTGGAAACGGGTGCCGACATACGAAATGTTTGTGGAAGGGGGAAAAGATGGTGTCAAAATGGCATTTTCTTTACTTCCTTTTTTAGTAGGAATGATTGTGGCAATAGCCATTTTACGGAGTTCAGGAGCCTTAGAAGCATTTATCAATTTAATCTCGCCATTTCTTGTAATGATCGGGGTGCCTCCGGAAATCATTCCACTGGCCCTGGTTAGGCCAATCTCCGGTACCGCAGCTCTGGGGATGACTACAGAATTGATTGGCACACATGGACCTGATACATTTATCGGAAGATTAGCCTCGACGATGCAGGGAAGTACAGATACAACCCTATATATATTAACCGTGTATTTCGGGGCAGTCGGGATCAGGAAAATGGGCTACGCACTAAAGGTTGGACTATTGGCTGACTTAGTTGGTATAATTGCTTCGATAATAGTAGTAACAATAATATTTGGTTTATCATAA
- the resA gene encoding thiol-disulfide oxidoreductase ResA yields MNLDEMKNNKKRKKRKRLIFRSIVLAILVVAVVYALVSNLTKDNTNVDVGDEAPDFKLQQINENNQLETVQLSDLEGKGVMLNFWGTWCKPCEAEMPYMQQLYPEYKDKGVEIVAVNLDSTEFVVDRFIDKYDLTFPVPFDPKEVVMDQYNVGPIPSTFFISPEGEIVEVVEGALTLDKLEGYLQQIQPE; encoded by the coding sequence ATGAATCTTGACGAAATGAAAAACAATAAAAAGCGAAAAAAGAGAAAACGGCTGATTTTTCGATCAATAGTATTGGCAATACTGGTTGTAGCAGTTGTATATGCTTTAGTATCGAATTTAACCAAAGATAACACGAATGTTGATGTAGGTGATGAAGCACCGGATTTTAAACTTCAGCAAATAAATGAAAACAATCAGCTTGAAACGGTACAACTGAGTGATTTGGAAGGTAAAGGGGTTATGCTGAATTTCTGGGGAACCTGGTGTAAACCATGCGAAGCGGAAATGCCTTATATGCAACAGCTTTACCCTGAATATAAGGACAAAGGAGTAGAAATAGTTGCCGTTAATCTTGACTCAACAGAATTTGTTGTTGATCGTTTTATCGATAAATACGATTTAACCTTTCCAGTACCCTTTGATCCAAAGGAAGTGGTCATGGATCAGTATAATGTCGGACCTATCCCGAGTACATTTTTCATTAGTCCGGAAGGGGAAATCGTTGAGGTTGTGGAAGGTGCTTTAACTCTGGATAAGCTGGAAGGATATTTGCAGCAGATTCAGCCTGAATAG
- a CDS encoding response regulator transcription factor: MDTNAKILVVDDEERIRRLVKMYLEKEDFIVEEAENGTEALELALATDYDVILLDIMMPEMDGIEVTKELRKEKATPIIMLTAKGEESNRVQGFEVGTDDYIVKPFSPREVVLRVKALLRRVSTVSYSEAETPTKNLIVFPHLTIDHDAHRVTADDTEVSLTPKEYELLCFFAESPDKVFSRELLLKEVWQYEFFGDLRTVDTHVKRLREKLNNVSNEAARMIVTVWGVGYKFEVDD, encoded by the coding sequence ATGGATACAAATGCAAAAATATTAGTTGTGGATGATGAAGAGAGAATTCGCCGTTTAGTTAAAATGTACCTTGAAAAAGAAGATTTTATTGTTGAGGAAGCCGAAAACGGAACGGAAGCATTGGAACTTGCACTTGCAACTGATTATGACGTTATCTTATTGGATATTATGATGCCGGAAATGGACGGTATTGAAGTAACGAAAGAGTTACGTAAGGAAAAGGCTACTCCTATTATTATGCTTACAGCAAAAGGGGAAGAATCTAATCGTGTTCAGGGTTTTGAAGTGGGAACCGATGATTATATTGTAAAGCCCTTTAGTCCAAGGGAAGTTGTGTTGCGGGTAAAAGCATTATTGAGAAGAGTGTCCACAGTAAGTTACAGTGAGGCAGAAACACCAACGAAAAATTTGATTGTGTTTCCTCATTTGACTATTGATCATGATGCACACCGGGTTACGGCGGATGATACTGAAGTCAGCCTTACACCTAAAGAATATGAATTGTTATGCTTTTTTGCTGAATCACCTGACAAAGTATTCAGCCGTGAGCTATTATTAAAAGAAGTATGGCAATATGAGTTTTTCGGCGATTTACGTACAGTTGATACACATGTTAAACGCCTGCGGGAAAAATTAAACAATGTATCCAATGAGGCCGCCAGGATGATTGTTACCGTCTGGGGCGTTGGATATAAATTTGAGGTAGATGATTAA
- a CDS encoding nucleoside recognition domain-containing protein encodes MVNLIWAGMAIVGIVYAMFNGTMEDVNKALFESADDAVSISIGLISILVFWLGIMKVAEKAGILQVLTKLFRPFVVKLFPDIPKDHPAMGYILSNFTANIFGLGNAATPMGIKAMEQMKELSGTDTASRSMITFLALNTSSLTIIPTTVIAIRMQYDSASPTEIVGTTIIATVISSLSAIIIDRFFYYRSRRRK; translated from the coding sequence ATGGTGAATTTGATATGGGCAGGTATGGCAATTGTTGGGATTGTTTACGCCATGTTCAATGGCACAATGGAAGATGTGAATAAAGCGTTATTTGAAAGTGCCGATGATGCGGTTTCGATTTCAATCGGATTGATAAGTATATTAGTATTTTGGCTGGGGATTATGAAAGTGGCAGAAAAAGCAGGAATACTACAGGTGCTGACTAAATTGTTCAGGCCATTTGTCGTCAAATTATTCCCCGACATACCAAAGGATCACCCGGCAATGGGGTATATTCTTTCAAATTTTACAGCAAATATTTTCGGGTTGGGTAATGCAGCAACACCAATGGGTATAAAAGCGATGGAGCAAATGAAGGAATTAAGTGGGACAGACACCGCATCCAGGTCAATGATTACTTTTTTGGCATTAAATACATCCAGTTTGACAATTATTCCAACAACCGTAATCGCAATACGTATGCAATATGATTCTGCATCGCCCACTGAGATTGTTGGCACCACAATTATTGCAACAGTTATTTCTTCACTTAGTGCGATAATAATTGATCGGTTCTTTTATTACAGAAGTCGCAGGAGGAAATAG
- a CDS encoding ATP-binding protein, whose product MFWRSVVGKLAITILLLVSFVLFILTILLMEFFENFHVNEAEDDMMQTADKVSRMVQQYDNQALALDTAERVKDPVSRIAIVYADGTYWTSGSTNSELRTPDVEWLKNEEDLKKVFTKNQDVKKQMVLPDSDIEAMIVGTPVNQNAAVFVYQSLDIVNKTKAETTKIILLAAGIAIILTTIFAFFLSTRITSPLIKMREAAFDLTRGEFNTKVPILTHDEIGELAIAFNRMGRQLKFHINALREEKEQLSSIVSSMADGVITFNRNGDMLVTNPPAERFIENLNFENSLQESEGSKKAPYPLNEILQIVINDEDEAVREINIQGRTWVMIMTPLYNQTYVRGSVAVIRDMTEERRLDKLRKDFIANVSHELRTPISMLQGYSEAIVDDVAETVEEKNELAQIIHEESLRMGRLVNELLDLARMEAGHIRLNKENIDLNNFIERILKKFKGLAYENCVELNLMNHITATELEFDPDRVEQVFTNLIDNAIRHSNENGKVNVIVDSDPTGMYVSIEDNGSGIPEADIPFVFERFYKADKSRTRNKKKKGTGLGLAIAKNIVEAHNGTITVNSKVDEGTTFTFRIPAE is encoded by the coding sequence ATGTTTTGGCGAAGTGTTGTAGGGAAGCTAGCAATAACCATTTTATTGCTAGTTTCTTTTGTATTATTCATATTAACTATATTACTAATGGAGTTTTTTGAAAACTTCCATGTAAATGAAGCTGAAGATGATATGATGCAAACAGCTGATAAAGTTTCCAGAATGGTTCAACAATACGACAATCAGGCATTGGCACTGGATACGGCTGAACGAGTGAAGGATCCTGTAAGCCGGATAGCTATCGTTTATGCTGATGGCACCTATTGGACATCAGGCAGCACGAATAGTGAATTGCGTACACCAGATGTCGAGTGGCTGAAAAACGAGGAAGATTTAAAGAAAGTATTTACAAAGAACCAGGACGTGAAGAAACAGATGGTATTACCCGACAGTGATATAGAGGCAATGATTGTCGGTACACCGGTAAATCAGAATGCTGCTGTTTTTGTATATCAATCACTTGATATCGTTAATAAAACAAAAGCAGAAACAACAAAAATTATATTACTGGCTGCCGGAATAGCAATTATTTTAACAACTATTTTCGCTTTCTTCCTGTCGACAAGAATTACCTCGCCTTTAATCAAGATGCGGGAGGCGGCATTTGATCTGACACGTGGTGAATTTAACACGAAAGTCCCTATTTTGACTCATGATGAAATTGGTGAGCTGGCAATTGCATTTAACAGAATGGGAAGACAGTTGAAATTTCATATAAATGCATTAAGAGAAGAGAAGGAACAGCTTTCCAGTATTGTTAGTTCGATGGCGGATGGTGTAATAACGTTTAACCGTAATGGGGACATGCTTGTAACCAATCCACCCGCAGAGCGATTTATTGAAAACTTGAACTTTGAAAATAGTTTACAGGAAAGCGAGGGTTCTAAAAAGGCCCCGTACCCTTTGAATGAAATATTGCAAATTGTCATTAATGATGAAGATGAAGCTGTACGTGAAATAAATATTCAGGGGCGTACATGGGTTATGATTATGACTCCTTTGTACAACCAGACATATGTCCGGGGATCTGTAGCTGTTATCCGTGATATGACAGAGGAACGACGTTTGGATAAACTGAGAAAAGATTTTATTGCAAACGTTTCTCATGAATTAAGAACGCCAATTTCCATGCTTCAGGGCTATAGCGAAGCGATTGTAGACGATGTTGCTGAAACAGTTGAAGAAAAAAACGAATTGGCACAAATTATTCATGAAGAGTCGTTAAGAATGGGCCGTTTGGTTAATGAATTATTAGACCTTGCACGAATGGAAGCAGGACATATACGGTTAAATAAAGAAAATATTGATTTAAATAATTTCATTGAACGTATATTGAAAAAATTTAAAGGTCTCGCATACGAAAATTGTGTAGAATTAAATTTGATGAACCATATAACCGCAACTGAATTAGAATTTGATCCGGATCGGGTGGAACAGGTCTTCACTAATTTAATCGACAATGCAATCAGACATTCCAATGAAAACGGAAAAGTAAACGTTATTGTGGATAGTGACCCAACAGGTATGTATGTTTCGATTGAGGATAATGGGAGCGGTATTCCAGAGGCTGATATACCGTTTGTGTTCGAACGGTTTTACAAGGCTGATAAGTCACGAACAAGAAACAAGAAGAAAAAAGGTACCGGGCTCGGGCTTGCTATTGCCAAAAACATAGTGGAAGCTCATAATGGAACAATTACGGTTAACAGTAAAGTTGACGAAGGAACGACATTTACCTTCAGGATACCTGCTGAGTAG
- a CDS encoding DUF4430 domain-containing protein: MNKWFLRIASVLVVFGLLVGCGAEEQDQEQVQVETNNQNEESTSGENTEEQNEDTVRITISKGNGDEYLNEKEIEIEEGAILMEVMKNNFELKEDGGFITSIEGVAAKESEKTFWAIMVNGEMAQVGAKELKLSPGDEVTLDLQSYE, translated from the coding sequence ATGAACAAATGGTTTTTACGGATTGCATCTGTGCTGGTAGTCTTTGGACTATTGGTTGGCTGTGGTGCAGAAGAACAGGATCAGGAACAGGTTCAGGTTGAGACAAACAACCAAAATGAGGAAAGTACGTCCGGTGAGAATACAGAAGAACAAAATGAAGACACCGTTCGAATTACAATCTCCAAGGGTAATGGTGATGAATACCTTAACGAAAAAGAGATTGAAATTGAAGAAGGTGCAATCTTAATGGAAGTAATGAAAAATAATTTTGAACTGAAAGAGGACGGTGGCTTTATCACCTCTATTGAAGGTGTGGCAGCTAAAGAATCCGAAAAGACGTTTTGGGCAATAATGGTAAACGGTGAAATGGCCCAAGTGGGTGCTAAGGAATTAAAACTTTCTCCAGGTGATGAAGTGACCTTAGACCTACAATCGTATGAGTGA
- the ccsB gene encoding c-type cytochrome biogenesis protein CcsB, producing MDYLSISSTMLYTAFILYLIATLFFGATIKEKKADNKKGVAGKIGISLTIIGFAAQIVYFITRWIASGHAPVSNLFEFMTFFGMGLVLAFIVIYFIYKLNILGLFALPIALIVIAYASMFPTEIAPLVPSLQSHWLYIHVTTVSLGEAILSISFVAGLIYLIRQIDQSKRSKRTTWLEVVLISLFIFVGFSVISTAFNLSGYSAEFEYSFNGETVTTNYHLPPIAGPNEGELLTGDRMNPLFEAPGWMQGVDAARKFNTLIWSVLTGLALYGLARLILRKRVGAAIQPFLKKAKPDLLDEIAYRAVAIGFPVFTLGGLIFASIWAQIAWDRFWGWDPKEVWALVTWFFYAAFLHLRLSRGWHGEKSAWLAVGGFAIIMFNLIAVNLVLAGLHSYA from the coding sequence ATGGATTATTTAAGTATAAGCAGTACCATGCTGTATACAGCCTTTATCCTATACTTAATTGCTACACTTTTCTTTGGTGCCACCATTAAAGAAAAGAAAGCAGATAATAAAAAGGGGGTTGCCGGTAAAATAGGCATTTCTTTAACGATAATTGGTTTTGCAGCTCAGATTGTCTATTTTATTACAAGGTGGATAGCAAGTGGTCATGCGCCTGTGAGTAACCTTTTCGAATTTATGACATTTTTCGGAATGGGATTGGTGTTAGCATTCATTGTTATCTATTTTATATACAAATTAAATATTTTAGGGTTGTTTGCTTTGCCAATCGCATTGATTGTCATTGCCTATGCAAGTATGTTTCCAACAGAAATTGCTCCATTGGTGCCATCGCTTCAAAGTCACTGGCTGTATATCCATGTAACAACCGTGTCATTAGGCGAAGCTATTTTATCAATCAGTTTTGTTGCTGGTCTTATTTATTTAATCAGGCAAATTGACCAATCAAAAAGGAGCAAACGGACTACCTGGCTGGAAGTTGTTTTAATTTCTCTGTTCATCTTTGTTGGCTTCAGTGTTATATCCACTGCTTTCAATTTGTCAGGATATAGTGCGGAATTTGAATATTCGTTCAATGGCGAAACGGTAACGACAAATTACCATCTGCCGCCGATTGCCGGTCCGAATGAAGGTGAACTTTTAACTGGTGATCGAATGAATCCGCTGTTTGAGGCACCCGGATGGATGCAAGGTGTCGATGCAGCTCGGAAATTCAACACGCTTATCTGGTCAGTGCTAACCGGACTGGCGTTATACGGTTTAGCAAGACTGATTTTACGCAAACGGGTTGGAGCAGCGATCCAGCCTTTCCTGAAAAAAGCAAAACCGGATTTACTGGATGAAATTGCTTATCGTGCAGTGGCAATCGGGTTCCCTGTATTTACCTTGGGTGGATTAATTTTTGCCTCCATCTGGGCACAAATCGCCTGGGACCGCTTCTGGGGATGGGATCCCAAAGAAGTATGGGCACTGGTCACCTGGTTCTTTTATGCAGCATTTCTCCACTTACGTCTTTCAAGGGGCTGGCACGGTGAAAAATCTGCATGGCTCGCTGTCGGAGGTTTTGCCATAATTATGTTTAATCTTATTGCAGTTAATCTGGTTCTGGCAGGTCTTCACTCATATGCTTAA